In Crinalium epipsammum PCC 9333, the following are encoded in one genomic region:
- a CDS encoding photosystem I assembly protein Ycf4: MAAPTISTDNPVLKQPILGSRRFSNYWWASVVSVGATGFFLAGISSYLKVNLLPFSDPTQLLFVPQGITMGLYGTAGLLLALYLWLAILWDIGGGYNEFNQQTGEIRIFRWGFPGKNRRIEINCKAEDVQAIRVDIKEGLNPRRALYLRVKGRRDIPLSRVGEPISLYELESEGATLARFLSVPLEGL, from the coding sequence ATGGCTGCACCGACAATCTCTACAGATAACCCTGTTCTTAAGCAACCGATTTTAGGCTCTCGTCGGTTCAGTAACTATTGGTGGGCTTCAGTTGTATCTGTGGGAGCAACAGGCTTTTTCTTAGCTGGAATTTCCAGTTATCTCAAAGTAAATCTTTTGCCTTTTAGCGATCCCACTCAACTGCTATTTGTTCCCCAAGGGATAACGATGGGGCTTTACGGTACTGCTGGCTTACTGCTGGCGCTATACCTGTGGTTAGCGATCCTCTGGGACATCGGCGGTGGCTACAACGAATTTAATCAGCAAACCGGAGAAATTCGCATTTTTAGATGGGGATTTCCTGGGAAAAACCGCCGAATTGAAATTAACTGTAAGGCAGAGGATGTCCAAGCAATTAGAGTAGATATCAAAGAAGGACTAAACCCACGTCGCGCTCTCTATTTACGAGTTAAGGGACGGCGGGATATTCCTCTATCGCGTGTTGGTGAACCGATCTCTTTGTATGAGCTAGAAAGCGAGGGCGCTACGTTGGCTCGTTTTTTGAGTGTTCCTTTGGAAGGATTATGA
- a CDS encoding SRPBCC family protein: MLSLFPLGYLVFMSPQFFEQSIQINANATMVERCITDLGLMHRWLNPVLVCEPVGEWSTDVGSTSRFVIQIPVLQPTLNSVVIEREPGLVVWGFEGFFQGCDRWECQPNAQGTLLLNRFEFEIPNPLISWGFNTFAAKWTQQDMQAQLKRLKRVAENN, from the coding sequence ATGTTAAGTTTATTTCCACTCGGCTACTTAGTATTTATGTCGCCTCAATTTTTTGAACAATCTATCCAAATCAACGCCAACGCCACGATGGTTGAGCGTTGCATTACAGATTTAGGGTTAATGCACCGATGGCTTAATCCTGTGCTGGTTTGTGAACCAGTAGGTGAGTGGAGTACTGATGTTGGTAGTACAAGCCGTTTTGTGATTCAAATCCCTGTATTACAGCCCACCCTGAATAGTGTAGTGATTGAGAGGGAACCAGGGCTGGTAGTTTGGGGGTTTGAGGGATTTTTTCAGGGATGCGATCGCTGGGAATGTCAACCCAATGCTCAAGGAACGCTGTTACTCAATCGCTTTGAGTTTGAAATTCCCAATCCCCTAATTAGTTGGGGTTTCAATACGTTTGCAGCTAAGTGGACACAACAGGATATGCAAGCACAGTTAAAGCGTCTCAAAAGAGTAGCAGAGAACAATTAA
- a CDS encoding beta-ketoacyl-ACP synthase: MVEVVVTGVGLISALGDLENTWKSLIAGKSGIIPRQIFTELPIFPLALIGKIPNNLTNITELVVAAALKDAGLLPPLIDCGVVIGSSRSCQASWEELARQFYRSQQQLGYQDTASSNCVISLSSIAQENTIKLEHWLDTLPNRAAIATARQISSAAPVLAPMAACATGIWAIAQAYNLIQTGQCQRVIAGAVEAAITPLTLAGFDKMGALAKTGAYPFDCKRSGLVLGEGGAVFVLETAELAQRRDAKIYGEVLGFGLTADAYHVCATDSRGSSAIAAVKQCLERSKLLSEDIDYIHAHGTATQLNDHHEAQLIKYLFPQGVAVSSTKGATGHTLGASGALGVAFCLMAMESNLLPPCVGLTAPEFDLDFVTVGQSREVQKMLCLSFGFGGQNAVLALGKV, from the coding sequence GTGGTTGAGGTTGTTGTTACTGGTGTTGGCTTAATTTCGGCTTTAGGGGATCTGGAAAATACTTGGAAAAGTTTAATTGCAGGTAAATCTGGGATTATTCCACGCCAAATATTTACAGAATTACCAATATTTCCTCTAGCCCTGATTGGTAAAATACCCAACAATCTTACAAATATCACTGAGTTGGTGGTAGCAGCAGCATTAAAAGATGCTGGTTTGTTGCCACCTTTAATTGATTGTGGGGTAGTAATTGGCTCAAGTCGCAGTTGTCAGGCATCTTGGGAAGAGTTAGCTAGACAATTTTATAGGAGTCAGCAGCAATTAGGATATCAAGATACTGCTAGTTCTAATTGTGTAATTTCTTTATCTTCAATTGCTCAAGAGAACACCATAAAATTAGAGCATTGGTTGGATACTTTACCTAACAGAGCGGCGATCGCAACTGCTCGTCAAATAAGTTCTGCGGCTCCTGTATTAGCGCCAATGGCAGCTTGTGCTACAGGTATATGGGCGATCGCACAAGCATATAATCTCATTCAAACTGGGCAATGTCAGCGTGTTATTGCGGGTGCGGTGGAAGCAGCTATTACACCCCTAACTTTGGCAGGGTTTGACAAAATGGGCGCATTAGCTAAAACTGGTGCGTATCCTTTTGACTGCAAACGATCAGGGTTAGTTTTAGGTGAAGGTGGCGCAGTATTTGTTTTAGAAACAGCCGAGTTAGCACAGCGTCGGGATGCAAAAATATATGGTGAAGTTTTGGGATTTGGCTTGACAGCAGACGCTTATCATGTATGTGCTACTGACTCAAGGGGTAGTAGTGCGATCGCAGCCGTTAAACAATGTTTAGAACGCAGTAAACTTTTGTCAGAGGATATTGATTATATCCACGCTCACGGTACAGCTACTCAGCTTAATGATCACCATGAAGCACAGTTAATTAAATATTTATTTCCTCAAGGTGTTGCTGTTAGTTCTACTAAGGGTGCTACAGGTCATACGTTGGGGGCTTCTGGGGCTTTAGGCGTAGCTTTTTGTCTGATGGCGATGGAATCTAATTTGCTACCTCCTTGTGTAGGTTTAACAGCACCAGAGTTTGATTTAGATTTTGTCACTGTGGGACAGTCGCGTGAGGTACAGAAGATGCTTTGTTTGAGTTTTGGTTTTGGGGGTCAGAATGCTGTATTAGCTTTGGGTAAGGTGTAG
- a CDS encoding NAD(P)/FAD-dependent oxidoreductase, with translation MNLTAEILSQLPGDVLGGLRRADSLWEAIKDNTLPIPAVVKESQLPLETVDLDIVICGGTLGILIAATLQMQGYRVAVIERGILRGRDQEWNISRKELETFVELGLLSETELESAIATQYNPARIAFPNTPDIWVRDILNIGVDPVFLLETLKLKFLAAGGQLLEQTPFGAAIVHTNGVRVEAGEKVLNTRLLIDAMGHFSPIAQQARQGQKPDGVCLVVGSCAQGFPENETGDLFVSFTPMQHQCQYFWEAFPARDGRTTYLFTYMDAQPERPSLEFLFEEYLRLLPHYQNIELSQLQFQRALFGFFPSYKQSPLRTPWNRILLVGDSSGSQSPVSFGGFGAIVRHLKRLTTGIHEALQSDAISQNALALLQPYQPNIAATWMFQRAMSAGIDQKLNPDQINQLLAGVFQSMAQLGDDVLRPFLQDVVQFSGLSKTLLKTAITNPAIVLPVIPHVGLETLLAWMVHYLTLGGYTALYPLGKMMMPLEKMLPPIQQYYYQRLLDAWRYGSGADYR, from the coding sequence ATGAATTTAACGGCAGAAATTCTCTCACAACTACCAGGAGATGTATTAGGAGGTCTACGTCGCGCTGATAGCCTCTGGGAAGCAATTAAGGATAATACTTTACCAATTCCTGCGGTAGTTAAAGAAAGCCAGCTACCCTTAGAAACTGTAGATTTAGATATTGTTATTTGCGGTGGCACACTAGGAATTTTAATTGCTGCTACTTTACAAATGCAGGGCTACCGCGTTGCTGTAATTGAGCGAGGGATATTACGTGGTAGAGATCAAGAGTGGAATATATCCCGCAAAGAACTAGAAACGTTTGTGGAATTAGGCTTACTTTCAGAAACAGAATTAGAGAGTGCGATCGCAACTCAATATAACCCTGCTCGAATTGCCTTTCCTAATACTCCTGATATTTGGGTGCGAGATATTCTTAACATTGGCGTTGACCCAGTTTTTCTCTTAGAAACTCTCAAGTTAAAATTTTTGGCTGCTGGTGGTCAATTATTGGAACAAACACCTTTTGGTGCAGCAATTGTTCACACCAATGGTGTAAGGGTAGAAGCAGGCGAAAAAGTTTTAAATACGCGCTTATTAATAGACGCAATGGGGCATTTTTCTCCTATAGCGCAACAGGCGCGACAAGGACAAAAACCCGACGGGGTTTGTTTAGTAGTAGGTAGCTGCGCTCAAGGATTTCCAGAAAACGAGACTGGTGATTTATTTGTTTCTTTTACACCTATGCAGCATCAATGCCAATACTTTTGGGAAGCATTTCCAGCAAGAGATGGCAGAACTACTTATTTATTTACCTACATGGATGCTCAACCAGAACGTCCTAGCTTAGAATTTTTATTTGAAGAATACTTACGTTTGTTACCTCACTATCAAAATATAGAACTTTCTCAATTACAGTTTCAAAGAGCATTATTTGGCTTTTTTCCTTCCTACAAACAAAGCCCATTAAGAACACCTTGGAATCGGATATTGCTTGTAGGAGATAGTAGCGGTAGCCAATCACCTGTCAGCTTTGGAGGTTTCGGAGCAATAGTAAGACATCTGAAACGTTTAACAACAGGAATTCACGAAGCTTTACAAAGTGATGCAATAAGTCAGAATGCTTTAGCACTGCTGCAACCTTATCAGCCCAATATTGCTGCAACTTGGATGTTCCAAAGAGCGATGAGTGCTGGTATCGATCAAAAACTTAACCCCGATCAAATTAACCAGTTGCTTGCAGGTGTATTTCAGTCGATGGCGCAGTTAGGAGATGATGTTCTTAGACCATTTTTGCAAGACGTTGTGCAATTTTCAGGTTTATCAAAAACGCTATTGAAAACTGCAATAACTAATCCTGCGATCGTATTACCAGTCATTCCTCATGTCGGATTAGAAACGCTACTGGCTTGGATGGTGCATTATCTTACTTTAGGAGGATATACCGCGCTATATCCTTTAGGAAAAATGATGATGCCCCTAGAGAAAATGTTGCCGCCTATACAGCAATACTATTACCAGCGATTGCTTGATGCTTGGCGATATGGATCTGGAGCAGATTACCGATAG
- a CDS encoding pentapeptide repeat-containing protein, translating into MDELNKYYQVLGLSPGASLEEVNQAYKDLAFIWHPDRIPTDNPRLQQKAQDKLKEINHARDQLRLIGKNPPTPKAQPRPSSQPTPSYYKQPPTPSYYKQPPTPSYYKQPPTASQYQERKPASDLSGTNMSGADLKEKDFSGRNLSDANLSHANLSDAFLHKVNLQGANLYKANLFRANLLQANLSNACLREANLIGADLSGADLRGADLTGAKIGFNDKIMVKLTGAILAGAIFPDGTIYPG; encoded by the coding sequence ATGGATGAGCTAAATAAATACTACCAAGTACTGGGACTATCACCAGGGGCTTCTTTGGAAGAAGTCAACCAAGCTTATAAGGATTTAGCGTTCATTTGGCATCCCGATCGCATTCCTACAGATAATCCTCGGCTACAGCAAAAAGCTCAGGATAAATTGAAAGAAATAAATCATGCTCGCGATCAATTGCGGTTAATTGGAAAGAACCCTCCAACCCCGAAGGCTCAACCGCGTCCATCTAGCCAACCAACGCCTAGTTATTATAAGCAGCCGCCAACGCCTAGTTATTATAAGCAGCCACCAACGCCTAGTTATTATAAACAGCCACCAACGGCTTCTCAATACCAGGAGCGAAAACCTGCTTCAGATTTGAGCGGTACAAATATGAGTGGTGCGGATTTGAAAGAAAAAGATTTTTCGGGGAGAAATTTAAGTGATGCTAACCTTAGTCATGCTAACCTGAGCGATGCTTTTTTACATAAGGTAAATCTTCAAGGAGCAAATCTCTATAAGGCTAATTTATTTAGAGCTAATTTACTGCAAGCAAATTTGAGTAATGCTTGTCTGCGCGAAGCAAATTTGATTGGGGCAGATTTAAGTGGAGCAGATTTGAGGGGAGCAGATTTAACTGGGGCTAAAATAGGATTTAATGACAAAATAATGGTTAAGTTAACTGGGGCAATTTTGGCGGGGGCAATTTTTCCTGATGGAACAATTTATCCTGGTTAA
- the psbD gene encoding photosystem II D2 protein (photosystem q(a) protein) has translation MTIAVGRAPAGQGWFDALDDWLKRDRFVFVGWSGILLFPCAYLAIGGWLTGTTFVTSWYTHGLASSYLEGCNFLTVAVSTPPNSVGHSLLLLWGPEAQGDLTRWFQLGGLWTFVALHGAFALIGFCLRQLEIARLVGIRPYNALAFTGPIAVFVSVFLMYPLGQSGWFFAPSFGVAAIFRFLLFLQGFHNWTLNPFHMMGVAGILGGALLCAIHGATVENTLFEDGDKANTFRAFNPTQSEETYSMVTANRFWSQIFGIAFSNKRWLHFFMLFVPVTGLWMSSVGIVGLALNLRAYDFVSQEIRAAEDPEFETFYTKNILLNEGIRAWMAPADQPHETFVFPEEVLPRGNAL, from the coding sequence ATGACAATTGCAGTTGGACGCGCCCCAGCAGGACAAGGCTGGTTTGACGCACTAGACGACTGGCTCAAGCGCGATCGCTTCGTGTTCGTAGGATGGAGTGGCATCCTACTATTCCCCTGCGCCTACCTCGCCATCGGCGGGTGGCTCACAGGCACAACCTTCGTCACCAGTTGGTACACTCACGGACTAGCCTCCTCCTACCTAGAAGGCTGCAACTTCCTGACAGTAGCCGTATCCACCCCACCTAACAGCGTGGGACACTCCCTACTACTACTGTGGGGACCAGAAGCCCAAGGCGACTTAACTCGTTGGTTCCAACTCGGCGGCTTATGGACATTTGTAGCATTGCATGGAGCATTTGCCTTAATCGGCTTCTGCTTAAGACAGCTAGAAATCGCCCGTCTAGTCGGCATTCGTCCCTATAACGCCTTAGCATTTACAGGTCCCATTGCGGTATTTGTGTCTGTATTCCTAATGTACCCATTAGGACAATCCGGTTGGTTCTTTGCCCCTAGCTTTGGAGTAGCAGCAATTTTCCGCTTCTTGCTATTCTTGCAAGGGTTCCACAACTGGACATTGAACCCCTTCCACATGATGGGAGTAGCAGGAATCTTAGGTGGTGCTTTACTGTGTGCCATTCATGGAGCAACAGTAGAAAACACCTTATTTGAAGACGGCGACAAAGCCAACACCTTCCGGGCATTCAACCCCACCCAATCAGAAGAAACCTACAGTATGGTGACCGCCAACCGTTTCTGGTCACAAATATTTGGGATTGCTTTCTCCAACAAACGTTGGTTGCACTTTTTCATGTTGTTTGTACCAGTTACAGGCTTGTGGATGAGTTCAGTTGGGATTGTGGGTTTAGCATTGAACCTACGGGCGTATGACTTTGTGTCCCAGGAAATCCGTGCTGCGGAAGACCCTGAGTTTGAAACGTTCTACACCAAGAATATTCTGCTCAATGAGGGTATCCGTGCTTGGATGGCTCCTGCTGACCAACCTCACGAGACTTTTGTGTTCCCTGAAGAAGTTCTTCCTCGTGGTAACGCTCTGTAA
- a CDS encoding SirB1 family protein, producing the protein MNFNLARQYFYQEIQQPEPQIDLGKAALYIAKEQYPNLDTEEYLNALDTMATEIQERLPEQRYPLRTIQTINKYLYDDLGFTGNKKDYYDPRNSFLNDVIERRTGIPITLSLLYLEIARRLDFPMVGIGMPGHFMIRPEFENVGIFVDAFNRGEIMFDEDCEERLSQIYQQPISSIPAELLQPVSNRQFLARMLTNLKMIYLSQRNFSSSVAAVERILLLFPDAVMELRDRGLLYYELARWQEASEDLKTYLTRLPDAEDAEVIRQVLRQLSVNNDQLP; encoded by the coding sequence ATGAACTTTAATTTGGCTCGGCAATACTTTTACCAAGAAATCCAACAGCCTGAACCGCAAATTGATTTAGGCAAGGCAGCCCTATATATTGCAAAAGAACAATATCCCAATCTCGATACAGAGGAATATCTCAACGCCCTAGATACTATGGCAACTGAGATTCAAGAACGTTTGCCAGAACAACGCTATCCATTGCGTACAATTCAAACTATTAACAAATATCTTTATGATGACTTAGGTTTTACCGGAAATAAAAAAGATTATTATGATCCGCGCAACAGCTTTTTAAATGATGTAATTGAGCGGCGTACTGGCATTCCTATTACGCTTTCTTTACTTTACTTAGAAATTGCCCGTAGGCTTGATTTTCCAATGGTAGGGATCGGAATGCCAGGGCATTTTATGATTCGCCCAGAGTTTGAAAATGTTGGCATTTTTGTTGATGCTTTTAATCGTGGTGAAATTATGTTTGATGAAGATTGTGAGGAAAGACTAAGCCAAATTTACCAACAGCCAATATCCTCAATCCCCGCAGAATTGCTGCAACCTGTAAGTAATAGGCAATTTTTAGCACGAATGCTGACAAATTTAAAGATGATTTATTTAAGTCAGCGTAATTTTAGCTCATCGGTGGCGGCAGTTGAGCGAATTTTGTTGCTATTTCCTGATGCTGTAATGGAATTGCGCGATCGCGGTTTGCTTTACTATGAATTAGCAAGATGGCAAGAAGCTTCTGAGGATTTAAAAACATACCTCACTCGTCTTCCTGACGCTGAAGATGCTGAAGTGATTCGACAAGTGCTTAGACAATTATCAGTTAACAATGATCAATTACCATAA
- a CDS encoding SWIM zinc finger family protein has protein sequence MYTTNNPQNSTNISSREWWAQQWIDLLETSRFKKRLERARNYARQGNVLNIDFEGGKVLARVQGTDPEPYKLTISLDLFDDEQWGYIIETLSQKAFFSAQLLAGIMPQNIQEVFSANGLSLFPFTLPEVHSQCSCPDKEVPCKHIGAVYYLLGDRFSEDPFVLFQLRGRTKEQILETLRQLRRAHVSLPADAEDTKITNTQLQQPKQQPTPLKLNQFWQYNQPLESSLVVITPAANSENILDILGTIPLASDATANPGSNMSQLVNQYLNSIYQTVSQQAVVSALNREE, from the coding sequence ATGTATACCACAAATAACCCTCAAAACTCAACCAATATTTCCAGTAGAGAATGGTGGGCGCAACAATGGATAGACTTACTAGAAACCTCCCGCTTTAAAAAGCGTTTAGAAAGAGCGCGTAACTACGCTAGACAAGGCAACGTCCTTAACATCGACTTTGAAGGAGGAAAAGTCTTAGCAAGAGTACAAGGAACCGATCCAGAACCTTATAAACTTACTATATCCCTTGACTTATTCGATGATGAGCAATGGGGTTATATCATTGAAACCTTATCCCAAAAAGCATTTTTTTCTGCTCAACTATTAGCAGGAATAATGCCGCAAAACATTCAAGAAGTTTTCAGTGCAAATGGTTTAAGCTTATTTCCCTTCACCCTCCCAGAAGTTCATTCCCAGTGCAGTTGTCCTGACAAAGAAGTACCTTGCAAGCATATTGGGGCAGTATATTATTTGTTAGGCGATCGCTTCAGTGAAGACCCATTTGTATTATTTCAACTACGAGGTCGTACAAAAGAGCAAATTCTTGAAACCTTACGCCAACTGCGTCGCGCTCATGTTTCATTACCAGCCGACGCAGAAGACACAAAAATTACTAACACTCAATTACAACAGCCAAAACAACAGCCAACACCGTTAAAATTAAATCAATTTTGGCAGTATAACCAGCCATTAGAATCATCGTTAGTTGTGATTACACCAGCAGCGAATAGCGAAAATATTTTAGATATACTTGGAACAATTCCACTAGCATCTGATGCTACAGCAAATCCTGGCTCAAATATGTCCCAGCTAGTTAATCAGTATTTAAATAGTATTTATCAAACTGTTAGCCAACAAGCGGTTGTATCAGCATTAAATAGAGAAGAATAA
- the psbC gene encoding photosystem II reaction center protein CP43, translating to MVAGSGRDQESSGFAWWAGNARLIDFSGKLLGAHVAHQGLIVFWAGAMTLFEVAHFVPEKPLYEQGFILLPNLARLGWGVGPGGEITDTFPYFVVGVLHLISSAVLGLGGIYHAVRGPETLEEYSAFFGYDWKDKNKMTSILGFHLIVLGIGALLLVAKAMFFGGVYDTWAPGGGDVRVITNPTLNPAVIFGYLTRSPFGGEGWIVSVDNLEDVIGGHIWVGLICIFGGIYHILTKPFGWARRAFIWSGEAYLSYSLGALSLMGFIASCFVWFNNTVYPSEFYGPTNAESSQAQAMTFLVRDQRLGANIGSAQGPTGLGKYLMRSPTGEIIFGGETMRFWDFRGPWLEPLRGPNGLELSKLKNDIQPWQIRRAAEYMTHAPNGSLNSVGGIITDINGFNYVNPRAWLSTSHFVLGFFFLVGHLWHAGRARAAAAGFEKGIDRENEPVMAMNELD from the coding sequence ATGGTTGCGGGCAGTGGTCGCGACCAAGAATCATCAGGTTTTGCCTGGTGGGCTGGGAACGCCCGTCTCATAGACTTTTCTGGTAAGCTGTTGGGCGCTCACGTTGCCCACCAGGGACTGATTGTATTCTGGGCTGGTGCGATGACTTTGTTTGAAGTCGCTCACTTTGTCCCAGAAAAGCCTCTGTACGAACAAGGCTTTATCTTGTTGCCTAACCTCGCCCGTTTGGGTTGGGGTGTTGGTCCTGGCGGTGAAATCACCGATACCTTCCCATACTTTGTTGTTGGTGTTCTGCACCTAATCTCCTCTGCTGTTCTTGGTTTGGGTGGCATTTATCATGCTGTTCGTGGTCCTGAAACCTTAGAAGAGTATTCTGCCTTCTTTGGTTACGACTGGAAAGACAAGAACAAAATGACCAGCATTTTAGGTTTCCACCTAATTGTGTTGGGCATTGGTGCTTTGCTGTTGGTCGCTAAGGCGATGTTCTTTGGGGGTGTATATGACACCTGGGCACCAGGCGGCGGTGATGTTCGTGTCATCACCAATCCAACTTTGAACCCAGCAGTAATCTTTGGTTATTTAACCAGGTCGCCATTTGGTGGTGAAGGCTGGATTGTCAGCGTTGATAACCTAGAAGATGTTATTGGCGGTCACATTTGGGTCGGTTTGATCTGCATCTTTGGTGGTATTTACCACATTCTCACCAAGCCTTTTGGTTGGGCGCGTCGTGCGTTCATCTGGTCTGGAGAAGCTTATCTCTCCTACAGCTTGGGTGCGTTGTCTTTAATGGGCTTTATTGCTTCCTGCTTCGTTTGGTTTAACAATACTGTTTACCCCAGCGAATTCTACGGCCCAACTAACGCTGAATCTTCTCAAGCTCAGGCAATGACTTTCTTAGTTCGTGACCAACGCTTGGGTGCTAACATTGGTTCTGCTCAAGGCCCTACAGGTCTAGGTAAATACCTGATGCGCTCTCCTACTGGAGAAATCATCTTCGGTGGTGAAACAATGCGTTTTTGGGATTTCCGTGGCCCTTGGTTAGAGCCATTACGTGGTCCTAATGGTTTAGAACTCAGCAAACTGAAGAATGATATTCAGCCTTGGCAAATTCGTCGTGCTGCTGAGTACATGACTCATGCTCCCAACGGTTCACTGAACTCTGTGGGCGGTATTATTACCGATATCAACGGGTTTAACTATGTGAACCCACGTGCTTGGTTATCTACCTCTCACTTTGTACTAGGCTTCTTCTTCCTAGTCGGTCACCTATGGCACGCTGGTCGCGCACGCGCTGCTGCTGCTGGTTTTGAAAAAGGTATTGACCGTGAAAATGAGCCAGTAATGGCAATGAATGAACTTGACTAG
- a CDS encoding peptidylprolyl isomerase, whose amino-acid sequence MQIEIRRWLLLFLAVGGLIIGGCDTQQASRVNSASPTSTQTTSVPTPVASSPQLSNLPRLEGKATVVLTVKGSPITMEVDGTNAPISAGNFVDLVQRGVYDGLVFHRVVREPQPFVVQGGDPQGKDPKFPQERLGTGGFIDPATNQQRYIPLEIKPKGATSPIYSQTFNSAGISEPPVLRHTRGALAMARSQDPDSASSQFYIALADLAFLDGDYAVFGKVTEGMSVVDKIQQGDRIESAKVTKGIENLKKAQ is encoded by the coding sequence ATGCAGATAGAAATCCGGCGCTGGTTATTATTATTTTTAGCCGTTGGTGGTTTGATTATTGGTGGATGTGATACCCAACAGGCATCTAGGGTAAATTCAGCCAGCCCTACAAGTACTCAAACTACCTCTGTTCCTACTCCTGTGGCTAGTAGTCCACAACTGAGTAATTTACCGCGACTTGAAGGCAAAGCCACTGTGGTTTTAACGGTTAAAGGCTCTCCAATTACGATGGAAGTAGATGGAACTAATGCCCCGATTAGTGCTGGTAATTTCGTTGATTTGGTTCAACGGGGTGTTTACGACGGGCTGGTTTTTCACCGAGTAGTGCGGGAACCACAACCTTTTGTTGTTCAAGGGGGCGATCCCCAAGGTAAAGATCCGAAGTTTCCACAGGAGCGGTTGGGAACTGGTGGTTTTATTGATCCAGCTACTAATCAACAGCGTTATATCCCTTTAGAAATCAAGCCAAAAGGGGCAACAAGTCCAATTTATAGCCAAACTTTCAATAGCGCGGGTATTTCTGAGCCACCAGTGTTGAGACATACACGGGGGGCGTTGGCGATGGCTCGATCGCAAGATCCAGATAGTGCTTCTTCTCAGTTTTATATTGCTTTAGCAGATTTAGCGTTCTTGGATGGCGATTATGCTGTTTTTGGCAAAGTTACCGAGGGAATGAGTGTAGTTGACAAGATTCAACAGGGCGATCGCATTGAATCTGCTAAGGTCACTAAGGGCATCGAAAACTTGAAAAAAGCACAGTAG
- a CDS encoding PCP reductase family protein — protein sequence MRDADLTGILEWTPEAKVKLKNIPFFVRAQARQRVEQLARATGQQMVTGELVEQARLEFGQ from the coding sequence ATGCGTGATGCTGATTTGACAGGAATTTTAGAGTGGACACCTGAAGCTAAGGTTAAGCTGAAGAATATTCCCTTTTTTGTACGGGCGCAGGCTCGTCAGAGGGTTGAACAATTGGCTCGTGCTACTGGTCAACAAATGGTGACAGGTGAATTAGTAGAGCAAGCACGGCTTGAGTTTGGTCAGTAA
- a CDS encoding slr1957 family protein: MKHFCEHWIQEWCEENGWTDLVIDSGNYWAFPPGAVMPEPIPPRALKLIKANKGFCFEEKLCVAAALVVSFSGSICAYVIKSPIPLVLAFSFTALMVPLLEVEEV; the protein is encoded by the coding sequence ATGAAGCATTTTTGTGAGCATTGGATTCAAGAATGGTGTGAAGAAAATGGTTGGACAGATTTAGTTATTGATAGTGGTAACTACTGGGCTTTTCCACCTGGTGCAGTTATGCCTGAGCCAATTCCTCCAAGAGCTTTAAAATTAATTAAAGCAAATAAAGGATTTTGCTTTGAAGAAAAGCTGTGCGTAGCTGCTGCGCTGGTTGTCAGTTTTAGTGGATCTATTTGCGCCTATGTAATTAAATCTCCAATTCCACTGGTATTAGCTTTTAGTTTTACCGCTCTTATGGTACCTCTACTTGAGGTTGAAGAAGTCTAG